Proteins encoded by one window of Thermus caldifontis:
- the rpsT gene encoding 30S ribosomal protein S20 — MAQKKPKKNLSALKRHRQSLKRRLRNKAKKSAIKTLSKKAVLLAQEGKAEEALKILRQAQSLIDKAAKGSTLHKNAAARKKSRLMRKVQKFLSAVSA, encoded by the coding sequence ATGGCGCAGAAGAAGCCCAAGAAGAACCTTTCCGCTCTGAAGCGGCACCGGCAGTCTTTGAAGCGCCGGCTTCGCAACAAGGCCAAGAAGTCGGCCATCAAGACCCTGAGCAAGAAGGCCGTTCTCTTGGCGCAGGAGGGCAAGGCGGAGGAAGCCCTGAAGATCCTGCGCCAGGCGCAAAGCCTTATAGATAAGGCGGCTAAGGGCTCTACCTTGCACAAGAACGCGGCTGCCCGGAAGAAGTCCCGGCTGATGCGCAAGGTGCAGAAGTTCCTTTCCGCGGTGAGCGCTTAG
- the thrB gene encoding homoserine kinase — protein sequence MDHPARLYVPATLANLGSGFDALGVALDLYLEVEAEPAREDTFLYQGEGQVEGKDNLIHQGYRAGMKALGLRPEPLLIRAFNPIPLARGMGSSSAALVAGVALADRLSGERLGREGVFRVAASLEGHPDNVAPAVYGGFVAALADPPLAIPLPRPEGVFFVLAVPPYEVPTPLARAALPEMVPLADAVYNLARSALWPAALYSGRLEALREACQDRLHQPHRAHLMPGVLEAIKGALDAGALAAFVGGAGPTVAALSHEDSLEEVAKALEGYRGEGRTLILGIGEGYFWKET from the coding sequence ACCCAGCCCGCCTCTATGTTCCCGCCACCCTGGCCAACCTGGGCTCGGGGTTTGACGCCTTGGGGGTGGCCCTGGACCTCTACCTGGAGGTGGAGGCCGAACCCGCCCGGGAGGACACCTTCCTCTACCAAGGGGAGGGCCAGGTGGAGGGCAAGGACAACCTGATCCACCAGGGTTACCGGGCAGGGATGAAGGCCTTGGGCCTACGGCCAGAGCCCCTTCTCATCCGGGCCTTCAACCCCATTCCCTTGGCCCGGGGGATGGGAAGTTCCTCCGCCGCCTTGGTGGCGGGGGTGGCCCTGGCGGACCGGCTTTCGGGGGAAAGGCTTGGGCGGGAAGGGGTCTTTCGGGTAGCCGCCAGCCTGGAAGGCCACCCCGACAACGTGGCCCCGGCGGTCTATGGTGGGTTCGTGGCGGCCCTAGCGGATCCTCCCCTGGCCATTCCCTTGCCCAGACCCGAAGGGGTCTTTTTCGTGCTGGCGGTACCCCCCTATGAGGTGCCCACCCCCCTGGCCCGGGCAGCCTTACCGGAGATGGTCCCCTTGGCCGACGCCGTCTACAACCTGGCCCGAAGCGCCCTTTGGCCGGCAGCCCTCTACTCGGGAAGGCTTGAAGCCCTACGGGAAGCCTGCCAAGACCGCCTCCACCAGCCCCACCGGGCCCACCTGATGCCGGGGGTTTTAGAAGCCATAAAAGGGGCCCTAGACGCCGGGGCCCTGGCGGCCTTCGTTGGGGGAGCGGGTCCCACCGTGGCCGCCCTGAGCCATGAGGATAGCCTGGAGGAGGTGGCCAAGGCCTTGGAGGGCTACCGGGGGGAGGGGCGTACCCTAATCTTGGGTATAGGGGAGGGATACTTCTGGAAGGAAACCTGA
- a CDS encoding 30S ribosomal protein THX, which produces MGKGDRRTRRGKIWRGTYGKYRPRKKK; this is translated from the coding sequence ATGGGCAAAGGCGACCGTCGCACCCGTAGGGGCAAGATCTGGCGGGGCACCTACGGTAAGTACCGTCCGCGCAAGAAGAAGTAG
- a CDS encoding DUF4388 domain-containing protein, whose amino-acid sequence MEGNLNAIPLVELLELIHGHRRSGVLELSVGYLPLSLRFTGGEVVGAAILDWEGLEALFSFPLHPQEGVFRFQITPPTGDKPLMPFSALVGEWARVNDEWDRFRTLVDSPSRVLEAIRPKPPYEVFQGGKSVRAAAKAWEVPLLIAMERAYMGVREGDLYPLRRYAWYALRIKYQGKKGKTLEEFGQLQALLDGSRNLGEVIASGVPVGLVRRYLVQALASGELSPPGRGWLLRDLTWEMEKEEET is encoded by the coding sequence CTGGAAGGAAACCTGAACGCCATCCCTCTTGTGGAGCTTTTGGAGCTGATCCACGGCCACCGGCGTTCCGGGGTCTTGGAGCTCTCCGTGGGTTACCTGCCCCTTTCCCTGCGCTTCACCGGGGGGGAGGTGGTGGGGGCGGCCATTCTGGACTGGGAAGGCCTCGAGGCCCTCTTCAGCTTCCCCTTGCATCCCCAGGAAGGGGTGTTCCGCTTCCAGATAACCCCACCCACCGGAGACAAACCCCTGATGCCCTTCTCCGCCCTTGTGGGGGAGTGGGCCCGGGTCAACGACGAGTGGGACCGGTTCCGTACCCTGGTGGACTCACCCAGCCGGGTCCTCGAGGCCATCCGCCCAAAGCCCCCCTACGAGGTCTTCCAGGGGGGGAAAAGCGTGCGGGCCGCCGCCAAGGCCTGGGAGGTCCCCCTCCTCATCGCCATGGAGCGGGCCTATATGGGGGTGAGGGAAGGGGACCTTTACCCCCTTCGCCGCTACGCTTGGTATGCCCTGCGCATCAAATACCAGGGGAAAAAGGGCAAGACCCTGGAGGAGTTCGGCCAACTCCAGGCCCTCCTGGACGGCAGCCGCAACCTGGGGGAGGTCATCGCCTCGGGGGTGCCCGTGGGCCTGGTGCGCCGCTACCTGGTGCAGGCCCTGGCCTCGGGGGAACTCAGCCCCCCGGGCCGGGGATGGCTTCTGCGGGACCTCACCTGGGAGATGGAAAAGGAAGAGGAAACCTAG